The window CTTGGTGTATCGGTCGGATCCGTAAAGGTACCGATCAGCACATTATGGGATACGGGAGCAGATGCAATCGCGACCAATATCGTTTGGAAAATTCGCATGCCACGTGTTGTGCTTGCAGGGCTAGTTGGTGCATCACTAGCCATTGCAGGTGCTGCATTTCAAGGGTTATTAAAAAATCCGCTTGCCGATCCTTATACGTTAGGAGTGTCGTCCGGTGCCTCAGTAGGTGCCGTGGCTACGCTCTTTTTCGGTATTTCGGTGCCATTTTTAGGGATATTCACGTTACCAGTTTTCAGTATGATTGGTGCTCTAGTTACAATGTTACTCGTTATTACTTTTGCAAAGCTAGTCGACCGTGCGATGAAAATGGAAACAATAATTTTGACTGGTATTATTTTTAGTTCTTTTTTAGGTTCTGTAATTTCGTTGATGATAGCACTGACAGGGGAAGAATTGAGACAAATCATTGGATGGCTACTCGGAAGTGTATCGATGAGGGGCTGGAGCTTCGTGCAAATGGCTTTACCGTTTGTAATTATTGGTACCTTTTTATTGTGGTTAAATAGAAGAGAGTTAAATGCGATGCTATTTGGAGAAGAGCGAGCAAAGCATTTAGGGGTCAATGTGAAACAACGGAAAATGATGATTTTAATCGGCGGTTCCATGCTGACGGGAACGGCGGTCGCTGTATCTGGAACGATTGGATTTGTAGGACTAGTCGTTCCACATATGACGAGGCTGCTATTTGGCTCAGATAACCGACATGTGTTGCCGCTAAGCTTTATAAATGGTGCAGCTTTATTAATCATTTGTGATTTAGTATCTCGAACGATTATTTCGCCAACGGAGCTGCCAATTGGTGTTATTACGGCATTTGTTGGGGCACCAGTCTTTGCATTTATTTTCTTTAGACAACGAAAAAAAGGAGGCATTTAACTATGTTACAAGTGGAAAATGTATCGGGTGGTTATGATCGCAATCTAATCGTTCAAAACGTCTCTTTTGAAGTAGGAAAAGGTGAAATGCTTGGAATCCTTGGTCCAAACGGAAGCGGAAAATCCACCTTGCTAAAAGTAATAAGTGGAATATTACATCTGGAGTCTGGGAATGTCCTTATTGATGGGAAATCGTTAAAATCGTATACATCAAAAGAACTTGCGAAAAAAATGGCCGTTCTACCACAATTACATAGTCATGCATTTTCACACTCTGTGAGAGATACGATTGCACTTGGTCGTTACCCCCATCAAAGTGGATTGTTTTCGTCTTGGTCGGATGAAGATGAAGTTGCGGTTACCGAAGCGATGAAACTAACGGCGATGGAAAGATACGAGCATCAAATGCTGGACCTTTTGTCAGGTGGGGAGCAGCAACGCGTATTTGTTGCCCAAGCACTTGCACAACAAGCACCTCTACTTCTCCTAGATGAGCCGACTAAT is drawn from Psychrobacillus sp. INOP01 and contains these coding sequences:
- a CDS encoding FecCD family ABC transporter permease translates to MIGYILSIVALLVAIWLGVSVGSVKVPISTLWDTGADAIATNIVWKIRMPRVVLAGLVGASLAIAGAAFQGLLKNPLADPYTLGVSSGASVGAVATLFFGISVPFLGIFTLPVFSMIGALVTMLLVITFAKLVDRAMKMETIILTGIIFSSFLGSVISLMIALTGEELRQIIGWLLGSVSMRGWSFVQMALPFVIIGTFLLWLNRRELNAMLFGEERAKHLGVNVKQRKMMILIGGSMLTGTAVAVSGTIGFVGLVVPHMTRLLFGSDNRHVLPLSFINGAALLIICDLVSRTIISPTELPIGVITAFVGAPVFAFIFFRQRKKGGI